From Micromonospora echinospora, one genomic window encodes:
- a CDS encoding ABC transporter ATP-binding protein, which yields MLRVSRLSAAYGAVQAVREVDLAVDQGSLVALIGSNGAGKTTTLHSIAGLHRPSGGTVTVGGRDITGWNCHKVVRAGVALVAEGRRIAPPLTVEENLDLAAYSGRSDKARLRARRDEVFELFPRLAERRQQLAALMSGGEQQMLAFGRALMTGPDVLLLDEPSMGLAPSVVDVMFETIARLHSSGATILLVEQNAELALAVSDHVYVMQRGQIVASGAPDEVRDRTEVMSALFG from the coding sequence ATGCTGCGCGTATCGCGACTCTCCGCCGCGTACGGCGCGGTCCAGGCGGTTCGTGAGGTCGACCTCGCCGTCGACCAGGGATCACTGGTCGCGCTGATCGGCTCCAACGGCGCGGGGAAGACCACGACGTTGCACAGCATCGCCGGTCTGCACCGTCCGTCCGGGGGCACGGTCACCGTCGGCGGGCGGGACATCACCGGGTGGAACTGCCACAAGGTGGTCCGGGCCGGGGTGGCGCTGGTCGCCGAGGGCAGGCGGATCGCGCCGCCGCTGACCGTGGAGGAGAACCTCGACCTCGCCGCGTACAGCGGGCGCAGCGACAAGGCGAGACTCCGTGCGCGGCGCGACGAGGTGTTCGAGCTGTTCCCGCGCCTGGCCGAGCGACGCCAGCAACTCGCCGCCCTGATGAGCGGTGGGGAGCAGCAGATGCTCGCGTTCGGCCGGGCCCTGATGACCGGTCCGGACGTCCTGCTCCTCGACGAGCCGTCGATGGGTCTGGCGCCGTCGGTCGTGGACGTGATGTTCGAGACCATCGCGCGGCTGCACTCCTCGGGCGCGACCATCCTGCTCGTCGAGCAGAACGCCGAGTTGGCGCTCGCGGTGAGCGACCACGTGTACGTGATGCAGCGCGGTCAGATCGTCGCCTCGGGTGCGCCCGACGAGGTACGTGACCGTACCGAGGTCATGTCAGCGCTGTTCGGCTGA
- a CDS encoding nuclear transport factor 2 family protein, with translation MTHEPSYEQLAERVRRLEDLRAVEALAARYHHLCDGGWHGPSHENLDALVALWVPDGVYRINPQRPPCRGHAEIRAQFERLRTSMPWIFHTFTNSDVTVHDDDASGTFKGIAYYRRGGGAHIVVGTYSGRFRRTPQGWRFVSWTADLAHGSVLSAEKGVAVDAENGASR, from the coding sequence GTGACCCACGAGCCCAGCTACGAACAGCTCGCCGAGCGGGTACGCCGCCTCGAGGACCTGCGGGCGGTCGAGGCCCTCGCGGCCCGCTACCACCACCTCTGCGACGGCGGATGGCACGGTCCGAGCCACGAGAACCTCGACGCGCTGGTCGCGCTCTGGGTGCCGGACGGCGTCTACCGCATCAATCCCCAGCGCCCACCGTGCCGGGGACACGCGGAGATCCGCGCGCAGTTCGAGCGCCTGCGGACCTCCATGCCGTGGATCTTCCACACCTTCACCAACAGCGACGTCACCGTGCACGACGACGACGCGTCCGGAACGTTCAAGGGCATCGCCTACTACCGCCGGGGCGGCGGGGCGCACATCGTCGTCGGCACCTACTCCGGCCGGTTCCGGCGTACCCCGCAGGGTTGGCGCTTCGTGTCCTGGACCGCCGACCTCGCCCACGGCTCCGTGCTGAGCGCCGAGAAGGGCGTGGCGGTGGACGCCGAGAACGGGGCGTCGCGGTGA
- a CDS encoding SDR family NAD(P)-dependent oxidoreductase, with amino-acid sequence MSEIRLDGRVAIVTGAGRGLGREHALLLAGRGAQVVVNDVGDGDASGASPAQQVVDEIRAAGGAAVVDDTEVGTAEGADRIVDRATSTYGRLDILVNNAGILRDRSFAKMSAQEYEAVMQVHVGGTFWMSQAAWPVMTGQGYGRIVNTTSAAGLFGNFGQVNYAAAKAAIIGITRTLAIEGARSGIRVNAIEPGARTRMTENLLGDLADSLDPALVAPLVLWLGAQECEATGEVYNVGGGRVARVVVAQTRGLFARDLTGEQVRDAWTEINDESTATVVTDFRQEMAILTDLLGR; translated from the coding sequence ATGAGCGAGATCAGGCTCGACGGGCGGGTCGCGATCGTGACCGGTGCCGGGCGTGGCCTCGGGCGGGAGCACGCGCTGCTCCTGGCGGGCCGGGGTGCCCAGGTGGTGGTCAACGACGTCGGTGACGGGGACGCCTCCGGGGCCTCGCCCGCCCAGCAGGTCGTCGATGAGATCCGCGCGGCCGGTGGCGCGGCGGTCGTCGACGACACCGAGGTCGGCACCGCCGAGGGCGCCGACCGGATCGTCGACCGCGCCACCTCGACGTACGGCCGGCTCGACATCCTGGTGAACAACGCGGGCATCCTCCGCGACCGGTCCTTCGCCAAGATGTCGGCGCAGGAGTACGAGGCCGTCATGCAGGTGCACGTGGGCGGAACCTTCTGGATGTCCCAGGCCGCCTGGCCGGTGATGACCGGCCAGGGGTACGGGCGGATCGTCAACACCACGTCCGCCGCGGGACTCTTCGGCAACTTCGGTCAGGTCAACTACGCCGCGGCGAAGGCTGCGATCATCGGCATCACCAGGACCCTCGCGATCGAGGGCGCTCGCAGCGGCATCCGGGTGAACGCGATCGAGCCCGGTGCCCGTACCCGGATGACCGAGAACCTGCTCGGGGACCTGGCCGACAGCCTCGACCCGGCGCTGGTCGCGCCGCTGGTGCTGTGGCTCGGTGCGCAGGAGTGCGAGGCGACCGGCGAGGTCTACAACGTCGGCGGTGGGCGGGTGGCCCGCGTCGTGGTGGCCCAGACCCGGGGTCTGTTCGCGCGTGACCTCACCGGGGAGCAGGTGCGTGACGCCTGGACGGAGATCAACGACGAGTCCACGGCGACGGTGGTCACCGACTTTCGGCAGGAGATGGCGATCCTCACCGACCTGCTGGGTCGCTGA
- a CDS encoding acyl-CoA dehydrogenase family protein: MPELRDPDHELIARAIRDRLAGFDDDYWLACDREHRFPWEFFSAMAKDGWVGIAVPEQYGGGGRGVTEAAILLREVAASGAAMNGCTALHMNVFGLQPVIKYGNERLKETFLPRAAAGDLHVAFAVTEPDAGTDTSQIKTRAVRDGENWRISGQKIWTSKALESSVALMLARTAPAPRDPARRFDGLSLFLVDLDPAHVQIRPIPKAGRNAVASCETFYDDLPVEGWRLIGEEGKGFKHILAGLNPERVLIAAEAVGIGQAALRRATEYAKVRRVFDRPIGSNQALSHPLADAYARLEAAWEMTLVAAARYDAGLSCGAEANIAKYLAADAGYQAADQAVQTHGGLGYAQEYHVERYWREARIMRLAPVSQEMSLNFIAQQVLGLPRSY; this comes from the coding sequence GTGCCCGAGCTACGAGACCCCGACCACGAGCTGATCGCCCGGGCGATCAGGGACCGGTTGGCGGGCTTCGACGACGACTACTGGTTGGCCTGCGACCGTGAGCACCGGTTCCCCTGGGAGTTCTTCTCCGCCATGGCGAAGGACGGCTGGGTGGGCATCGCGGTTCCCGAGCAGTACGGCGGTGGCGGCCGGGGGGTGACAGAGGCGGCGATCCTGCTGCGAGAGGTGGCCGCCTCGGGGGCGGCGATGAACGGCTGCACCGCGCTGCACATGAACGTCTTCGGTCTTCAGCCCGTCATCAAGTACGGCAACGAGCGGCTCAAGGAGACCTTCCTGCCCAGGGCCGCCGCCGGCGACCTGCACGTCGCCTTCGCCGTCACCGAGCCGGACGCCGGGACCGACACCTCGCAGATCAAGACCCGGGCGGTGCGGGACGGGGAGAACTGGCGCATCAGCGGCCAGAAGATCTGGACCAGCAAGGCACTGGAGTCGTCGGTGGCGCTGATGCTGGCGCGGACGGCCCCCGCGCCCCGGGATCCGGCGCGACGCTTCGACGGCCTGAGCCTCTTCCTCGTCGACCTCGACCCGGCCCACGTGCAGATCCGTCCCATCCCCAAAGCCGGACGCAACGCCGTGGCCAGCTGCGAGACCTTCTACGACGACCTGCCGGTCGAGGGCTGGCGACTGATCGGCGAGGAGGGCAAGGGCTTCAAGCACATCCTCGCCGGCCTGAACCCCGAGCGCGTCCTCATCGCCGCGGAGGCCGTCGGGATCGGCCAGGCCGCCCTCCGTCGCGCCACCGAGTACGCCAAGGTCCGGCGGGTCTTCGACCGGCCGATCGGCAGCAACCAGGCGCTGAGCCACCCGCTGGCGGACGCCTACGCGCGGCTCGAGGCGGCGTGGGAGATGACGCTCGTCGCCGCGGCCAGGTACGACGCCGGACTCTCCTGCGGGGCGGAGGCCAACATCGCGAAGTACCTGGCCGCCGACGCCGGGTACCAGGCGGCCGACCAGGCGGTCCAGACCCACGGGGGCCTGGGGTACGCGCAGGAGTACCACGTGGAGCGCTACTGGCGGGAAGCGCGGATCATGCGCCTGGCGCCGGTGAGCCAGGAGATGTCCCTGAACTTCATCGCCCAGCAGGTGCTGGGTCTGCCCAGGAGTTACTGA
- a CDS encoding branched-chain amino acid ABC transporter permease, with the protein MQLLAQQLVNGIALGCVYALFAIGFALILARMGILNVAHGTFATWGALSSYWLVAQEGVNFWVAAAVGILFAGLLGVLADTLAFAPLRRRNAGMFAPIIASIGVWIVLLTVAEAFAGPTTTSYPVEAVPATPIRVAGLVVLPAHLLSIAALVVTVTAVHLLLNRSRFGAAVRAVSVDPRSATIVGVDARRTLVAVAFLAAAVAGLAGVLAALSDNNVSFGVGEALLLKGFAAVVVGGYGDIRGAAAVGVAIGVLEVLSSQYISSGFRDAITFGVLLLVLVVRPQGIFGERQLVRA; encoded by the coding sequence GTGCAACTCCTGGCCCAACAGCTCGTCAACGGGATCGCGCTGGGATGCGTCTACGCGCTGTTCGCGATCGGATTCGCCCTCATCCTGGCGCGGATGGGCATCCTCAACGTGGCCCACGGGACCTTCGCCACCTGGGGTGCGCTCTCGTCGTACTGGCTGGTCGCCCAGGAGGGCGTCAACTTCTGGGTGGCCGCTGCCGTGGGCATCCTCTTCGCCGGCCTGCTCGGGGTCCTCGCCGACACGTTGGCCTTCGCCCCGCTGCGCAGACGCAACGCCGGCATGTTCGCCCCGATCATCGCCAGCATCGGCGTCTGGATCGTGCTCCTGACCGTCGCCGAGGCCTTCGCGGGCCCGACCACGACGAGCTACCCGGTCGAGGCGGTGCCGGCCACGCCGATCCGCGTCGCGGGGCTGGTCGTGCTCCCCGCGCACCTGCTGAGCATCGCGGCCCTCGTCGTCACGGTCACCGCCGTCCACCTCCTGCTCAACCGCTCGCGCTTCGGCGCGGCCGTACGGGCGGTCTCGGTGGACCCGCGCTCCGCCACGATCGTGGGTGTCGACGCCCGGCGCACCCTGGTCGCCGTGGCGTTCCTGGCGGCGGCGGTCGCCGGCCTGGCCGGCGTGCTGGCCGCCCTCTCCGACAACAACGTGTCCTTCGGCGTCGGCGAGGCGTTGCTGCTCAAGGGATTCGCGGCCGTCGTCGTCGGCGGTTACGGCGACATCCGTGGCGCGGCGGCGGTCGGTGTCGCGATCGGTGTCCTCGAGGTGCTCAGCTCGCAGTACATCTCCTCCGGGTTCCGTGACGCGATCACCTTCGGCGTGCTGCTGCTCGTGCTCGTCGTCCGGCCCCAGGGCATCTTCGGCGAGCGCCAACTCGTCCGCGCCTGA
- a CDS encoding ABC transporter ATP-binding protein, which yields MNPPAAPPAVAGGTPSGVPVPAADIVGLTKAFGGLKAVSDITIQVPPQRIHGILGPNGAGKTTVLNMVTGFIGPDDGTISVFGDEVTHLPPYQIARRGVARTYQNIRLFAGMTVLETVVAGAYLRRSSTLAGAILLSPGERRERREVRARARELLDRVGVRADHDVLAETLPYGDQRRVEIARALATEPRVLLLDEPTAGMNDAESQEIGELLVQLRDSGLTLILVEHNMRLVEEFCESVSVMNSGAMLSQGAPRWCLEQDDVREAYFGKRSDAARIATLRRVRRGPGGS from the coding sequence GTGAACCCCCCTGCCGCTCCGCCCGCCGTCGCGGGCGGGACACCGTCCGGCGTGCCGGTGCCGGCGGCCGACATCGTCGGTCTGACGAAGGCCTTCGGTGGCCTGAAGGCGGTCTCCGACATCACGATCCAGGTGCCGCCCCAGCGGATCCACGGCATCCTCGGCCCCAACGGCGCCGGCAAGACCACGGTGCTGAACATGGTCACCGGGTTCATCGGCCCCGACGACGGCACCATCTCCGTCTTCGGCGACGAGGTGACCCACCTGCCGCCGTACCAGATCGCCCGACGTGGGGTGGCGCGGACGTACCAGAACATCCGACTGTTCGCCGGCATGACGGTCCTCGAAACCGTGGTCGCGGGGGCCTACCTGCGCAGGTCGTCCACCCTGGCCGGGGCAATCCTCCTCAGCCCCGGCGAGCGCCGGGAGCGACGCGAGGTCCGGGCGCGCGCCCGCGAGCTGCTCGACCGGGTGGGGGTCCGCGCCGACCACGACGTCCTGGCCGAGACGCTCCCCTACGGCGACCAGCGGCGGGTCGAGATCGCGCGGGCCCTGGCCACCGAGCCACGCGTCCTCCTGCTCGACGAGCCGACCGCGGGCATGAACGACGCCGAGTCGCAGGAGATCGGCGAGCTTCTGGTGCAGCTGCGCGACAGCGGGCTGACCCTCATCCTCGTCGAGCACAACATGCGGCTCGTGGAGGAGTTCTGCGAGTCCGTCTCGGTGATGAACTCCGGCGCGATGCTCTCGCAGGGTGCGCCCCGGTGGTGTCTGGAACAGGACGACGTGAGGGAGGCCTACTTTGGCAAACGCTCCGATGCTGCGCGTATCGCGACTCTCCGCCGCGTACGGCGCGGTCCAGGCGGTTCGTGA
- a CDS encoding thiolase C-terminal domain-containing protein yields MGLRGAIAIVGAAESTDLGRIPDRSALQLHVDAALNALVDAGLRPSDVDGVASAGELPNDVADYLGIVPDYLDATNVGGCSYMLHVRHAMAAISTGLCETVLVTHGESGRSRVGMQPWAPAAQSMMGQFEVPYGPAGAPSLFPIGVRRYMHEYGMTEEQFAMVPVVQRQWAARNPRAKLRDPITVDDVLASPVIADPVHLLHCCLVTDGGGALVLTSAERAKDLSPRSPAVYVLGAGESSESSVVSGLQSLTSSRAIERAGRAAMRQAGVGHADVHHLMIYDAFAHVPLYGLEDLGFVGRGEAPAFVADGNTAPGGRLPLNTNGGGLAYTHTGMYGMFAIQESVRQVRGTAAAQVDGVDVSVVTGVGGMFMTSGTLVLGSAATR; encoded by the coding sequence ATGGGTCTGCGCGGCGCGATCGCGATCGTCGGGGCCGCCGAGAGCACCGACCTGGGCCGCATCCCGGACAGGTCGGCCCTGCAACTGCACGTCGACGCCGCCCTCAACGCGCTGGTCGACGCGGGGCTGCGGCCCTCGGACGTCGACGGGGTGGCGTCCGCCGGTGAGCTGCCCAACGACGTCGCCGACTACCTCGGCATCGTCCCGGACTATCTCGACGCCACGAACGTCGGCGGTTGCTCGTACATGCTGCACGTGCGGCACGCGATGGCGGCGATCTCCACCGGCCTGTGCGAGACCGTGCTGGTGACCCACGGGGAGTCCGGTCGGTCCCGCGTCGGGATGCAGCCCTGGGCGCCGGCCGCACAGTCGATGATGGGTCAGTTCGAGGTCCCCTACGGGCCGGCGGGCGCACCGTCGCTCTTCCCGATCGGCGTGCGCCGCTACATGCACGAGTACGGCATGACCGAGGAGCAGTTCGCGATGGTCCCGGTCGTCCAGCGGCAGTGGGCGGCGCGCAACCCGAGGGCGAAGCTGCGCGATCCCATCACCGTCGACGACGTGCTGGCCTCGCCGGTCATCGCGGACCCGGTCCATCTGCTGCACTGCTGCCTGGTCACCGACGGCGGTGGGGCGCTGGTGCTGACCTCGGCCGAGCGCGCGAAGGACCTGAGCCCCCGGTCACCGGCGGTCTACGTCCTGGGCGCCGGGGAGTCGAGCGAGTCCTCGGTCGTGTCGGGGTTGCAGAGCCTGACCTCGTCGCGCGCCATCGAACGTGCCGGCCGGGCGGCCATGCGTCAGGCCGGGGTCGGCCACGCCGACGTCCACCATCTGATGATCTACGACGCCTTCGCGCACGTCCCGCTCTACGGCCTGGAGGATCTGGGGTTCGTGGGTCGGGGCGAGGCTCCCGCGTTCGTCGCGGACGGCAACACCGCCCCCGGTGGCCGATTGCCGCTGAACACCAACGGTGGTGGACTGGCCTACACGCACACCGGGATGTACGGGATGTTCGCCATCCAGGAGTCGGTCCGGCAGGTGCGCGGCACGGCGGCGGCGCAGGTCGACGGGGTCGACGTCAGCGTGGTCACCGGGGTCGGTGGCATGTTCATGACGTCCGGCACCCTCGTCCTGGGCAGCGCGGCGACCCGCTGA
- a CDS encoding acetyl-CoA hydrolase/transferase family protein, which translates to MKLPTTVAPDQAIRTIPPGSTIVAAPGCGTPETLLAALGRLADLLDAPRLCSGLQLGSYPFLAASAAGHLPYRTWHPYGPARAALRPGHVDYVPARASAVPGLLDEWESSVALIRVSPPDRNGWCSLGPSSSYVHHAVARASLVLAEVGHDVPRTHGDTAVHVSRIDRLVEAEHPMCVFPAAARDEVSDRIATHVLDLLPAEPTLQLGIGAVPEALTAFLRDSDVRGVRFVGMANDAMVPLFSAGVVPWSTGPRPAVLAAELMGTAALMTFADGNPAIVLRDSRVSHSPRVLAQIPRLVAVNSAIEVDLAGQVSAEMVGDRQVSGVGGSADFVEAGFGSDGGLSVVALPATTPDGRRSRIVNRLGSGPVTLARHTPDAVVTEYGVAWLRGRTIAERAEALAAVAHPDHRSPLVTATPDTPEETP; encoded by the coding sequence ATGAAACTCCCGACGACGGTGGCCCCGGACCAGGCCATCCGAACGATCCCGCCGGGGAGCACGATCGTCGCCGCTCCCGGCTGCGGCACCCCCGAGACCCTGCTCGCGGCCCTCGGCCGGCTCGCCGACCTCCTCGACGCCCCCCGGCTCTGCTCGGGCCTGCAACTCGGCTCCTACCCCTTCCTCGCCGCCTCCGCGGCCGGTCATCTGCCCTACCGCACCTGGCACCCCTACGGCCCGGCCCGGGCCGCGCTGCGCCCCGGGCACGTGGACTACGTCCCCGCCCGGGCGTCGGCGGTGCCCGGCCTCCTCGACGAGTGGGAAAGCTCGGTCGCGCTGATCCGCGTCTCGCCGCCGGACCGCAACGGCTGGTGCAGCCTCGGCCCTTCGTCCAGCTACGTCCACCACGCCGTCGCCCGCGCGTCCCTGGTGCTCGCCGAGGTCGGCCACGACGTCCCGCGCACGCACGGCGACACGGCGGTGCACGTCAGCCGCATCGACCGCCTGGTCGAGGCCGAACATCCGATGTGCGTGTTCCCGGCCGCCGCCCGCGACGAGGTGAGCGACCGCATCGCCACGCACGTGCTCGACCTGCTTCCGGCGGAGCCGACCCTCCAACTGGGGATCGGGGCCGTCCCCGAGGCGCTCACCGCGTTCCTGCGCGACAGCGACGTCCGCGGGGTGCGGTTCGTGGGGATGGCCAACGACGCCATGGTGCCGCTCTTCTCCGCCGGCGTCGTGCCGTGGAGCACCGGCCCACGGCCCGCCGTGCTCGCCGCCGAGCTGATGGGCACCGCCGCGCTGATGACCTTCGCCGACGGCAACCCGGCGATCGTGCTCCGCGACAGCCGGGTCTCCCACTCCCCCCGCGTCCTCGCGCAGATCCCGCGTCTCGTCGCGGTCAACTCGGCGATCGAGGTCGACCTCGCCGGCCAGGTGAGCGCCGAGATGGTCGGGGACCGTCAGGTCTCCGGCGTCGGCGGCAGCGCGGACTTCGTCGAAGCGGGCTTCGGATCCGACGGCGGCCTGTCGGTCGTCGCGCTGCCCGCCACCACCCCCGACGGCCGACGCAGCCGGATCGTGAACCGGCTGGGCTCGGGCCCGGTCACCCTGGCCCGCCACACGCCGGACGCCGTCGTGACCGAGTACGGCGTCGCCTGGCTGCGCGGACGCACCATCGCCGAACGCGCCGAGGCCCTCGCCGCGGTGGCCCACCCGGACCATCGGTCGCCGCTCGTCACCGCGACCCCCGACACCCCCGAGGAGACCCCGTGA
- a CDS encoding branched-chain amino acid ABC transporter permease, producing the protein MSTTAWITTLQFAGVNALFALSIYVSLWTGVLSLAPIFFGSVSAFTFGYLAGAVGLSPLLGLVLGAVFGAGLGAVTAALVVRLHSHYLAMATIAMVLIGRVLIVNLTDFTGGAAGTLVPGELGTWAWLIGCLVVAGFVLARLAKSRFGFAAAAVREDAAVAQTLGVSPRRIQLVGFVISGALGGVAGVMQASFLQYIGPDTFYTHLGFVTLAAVVLGGAFHWAGPIVGAVAFTILPELLKDVMGEYDRVVTGILLVVIIIYLPRGLVDLRRLRLLRSRSRGGPPAVVSRSRGTVEQKVAP; encoded by the coding sequence ATGAGCACAACTGCCTGGATCACCACGCTCCAGTTCGCGGGCGTGAACGCGCTGTTCGCCCTCAGCATCTACGTCAGTCTCTGGACCGGCGTCCTCAGCCTCGCGCCGATCTTCTTCGGGTCCGTGAGCGCCTTCACCTTCGGCTACCTCGCCGGGGCGGTCGGCCTGTCGCCCCTGCTCGGCCTGGTGCTGGGGGCCGTCTTCGGCGCCGGCCTGGGAGCCGTCACCGCCGCGTTGGTGGTCCGCCTGCACAGCCACTACCTCGCCATGGCCACCATCGCGATGGTCCTCATCGGTCGGGTCCTGATCGTCAACCTCACCGACTTCACCGGCGGCGCGGCCGGCACCCTCGTCCCCGGCGAGCTGGGCACCTGGGCCTGGCTGATCGGCTGTCTGGTCGTCGCGGGCTTCGTCCTGGCCCGCCTGGCCAAGTCCCGCTTCGGGTTCGCCGCGGCGGCGGTCCGGGAGGACGCGGCGGTCGCGCAGACCCTGGGCGTCTCGCCGCGCCGGATCCAACTGGTCGGCTTCGTCATCTCCGGCGCCCTCGGCGGGGTCGCGGGCGTGATGCAGGCGAGCTTCCTGCAGTACATCGGGCCCGACACCTTCTACACCCACCTGGGCTTCGTCACACTCGCCGCGGTGGTGCTCGGCGGGGCGTTCCACTGGGCCGGGCCGATCGTCGGCGCGGTCGCGTTCACGATCCTGCCCGAGCTGCTCAAGGACGTCATGGGCGAGTACGACCGCGTCGTCACCGGCATCCTGCTCGTCGTCATCATCATCTACCTGCCTCGCGGCCTCGTGGATCTGCGCCGTCTGCGGTTGCTGCGCTCCCGCTCGCGTGGCGGTCCCCCGGCCGTCGTCAGCCGTTCCCGCGGCACCGTCGAGCAGAAGGTGGCCCCGTGA
- a CDS encoding MaoC family dehydratase, translating into MTIHTRRGRYYEEMIPGDVYRHEPGRTITEADNVLFCSLTLNTQTLHLDAVKSAETEFGQRLVNSMLTLSIVCSVGVPDLTQKTTIANLGFQEISFPAPVFIGDTLYCETEIGPKRPSASRPGQGIVTLEHRGLNQHGVLVCRAVRSALVRFLPEDERSA; encoded by the coding sequence GTGACCATCCACACCCGCCGTGGCCGCTACTACGAGGAGATGATCCCCGGGGACGTCTACCGGCACGAACCCGGCCGGACCATCACCGAGGCCGACAACGTGCTCTTCTGCAGCCTGACGCTGAACACCCAGACGCTGCACCTCGACGCGGTGAAGTCCGCCGAGACGGAGTTCGGGCAGCGTCTGGTCAACAGCATGCTCACCCTGAGCATCGTCTGCAGCGTCGGCGTGCCGGACCTGACCCAGAAGACCACCATCGCCAACCTGGGCTTCCAGGAGATCTCCTTCCCCGCCCCGGTCTTCATCGGCGACACGCTGTACTGCGAGACCGAGATCGGCCCCAAGCGTCCCTCGGCGAGCCGCCCCGGCCAGGGCATCGTGACCCTGGAACATCGGGGCCTGAACCAGCACGGCGTCCTGGTGTGCCGGGCCGTCCGCAGCGCGCTGGTCCGCTTCCTGCCCGAGGACGAGCGGTCGGCGTGA
- a CDS encoding TIGR03620 family F420-dependent LLM class oxidoreductase — MSLPGGPWGAWATGLRVRPIGEARAAAAALEGMGVSALWMTGGTGDPFDRVTALLEATSSITVATGILSIWELTPAELATRLAGLPTEGRSRFLLGLGVSHQQLVDRRTPGRYDRPLTRMREFLDELDRIRPPGAHRSERVLAALGPQMLALAADRAAGAHPYLTTPAHTRTARGRLGDAFLAPTQMALLLPDPDQARQAARRHLAPYLSQPNYRNSWLRQGFTADDLADGGSDRLVDDLVAWGDPAQVVRRASAHLDAGADHVCIQLLDPAGTWADHTIPLDAWGELAGTLTT, encoded by the coding sequence GTGAGCCTGCCGGGCGGTCCGTGGGGGGCCTGGGCGACCGGGCTGCGGGTCCGGCCGATCGGCGAGGCGCGGGCCGCCGCCGCAGCCCTGGAAGGGATGGGCGTCTCCGCGCTGTGGATGACCGGCGGCACCGGCGACCCCTTCGACCGGGTCACCGCGCTGCTGGAGGCAACCAGCAGCATCACCGTGGCCACCGGGATCCTCAGCATCTGGGAGCTGACGCCGGCCGAGCTGGCCACCCGACTGGCCGGGTTGCCGACCGAGGGCCGGTCCCGGTTCCTGCTGGGCCTCGGGGTCAGCCATCAGCAGTTGGTCGACCGCCGGACCCCGGGACGGTACGACCGACCGTTGACCCGGATGCGGGAGTTCCTCGACGAACTCGACCGGATCCGGCCCCCGGGAGCACACCGCTCGGAACGGGTGCTCGCCGCGCTCGGGCCGCAGATGCTCGCGCTGGCCGCCGACCGTGCCGCCGGAGCCCATCCGTACCTGACCACGCCGGCCCACACCCGCACCGCGCGCGGTCGCCTGGGCGACGCTTTCCTCGCACCCACCCAGATGGCGCTCCTGCTCCCCGACCCGGACCAGGCCCGGCAGGCGGCCCGCCGCCACCTGGCGCCGTACCTCTCCCAACCGAACTACCGCAACAGCTGGCTGCGTCAGGGCTTCACCGCCGACGACCTGGCCGACGGCGGCTCGGACCGGCTGGTCGACGACCTGGTCGCCTGGGGAGATCCCGCCCAGGTCGTCCGGCGTGCCAGCGCGCATCTCGACGCCGGCGCCGATCACGTCTGCATCCAGCTGCTCGATCCTGCGGGCACCTGGGCGGACCACACGATCCCGCTCGACGCGTGGGGTGAACTGGCGGGCACGCTCACCACGTGA